In one window of Halorubrum sp. BV1 DNA:
- a CDS encoding GAF domain-containing sensor histidine kinase — MHRRSVVTFVGDDPGVRDRVGRAIESAWGGSRVPDYRDVGPAELVGARADDTELLPLTDVCGIVATGRAVADDAVAEKFSATPAGVPVIVVLEETTADGFRSALRADPSDVVTKAELDVEPEDAGDADVLAQRLAEQVSPGRLRFGADDADRLREVLLDAGSTLMSTRTDEVDTKITWTMANVGEHAEADRIICYLRDGDTFDPRYVWCPDGCDTASRSLDEFPQAERLSTFENVVHSSAQSASESRIDDSERAENETTGEPPATVHVPLVADWELIGVLSVETDAWRTWIEEEVDLYRTFAGLIAHTIARNDRRLELRRRTEQLEQFSSVVSHDLRNPLNVLSGYVDMIDGEIAASKHAPMDRAITRMETLLDNLLMLAKRGETIGETEPTPVCQVAEDAWTSIRAPHATLTLADEIGTVQADPLRLRQLFENVFRNAVEHGGPQVTIEIGPRDDDGGGMYIADDGPGVSPDVSDSLFDSGISTADSSGIGLAIVSRIVDAHGWDVDVTNDDGAVFDISFETPTAVKPT, encoded by the coding sequence ATGCACAGACGCTCTGTCGTCACGTTCGTCGGTGACGATCCGGGCGTACGCGATCGCGTCGGACGTGCGATCGAGTCCGCGTGGGGTGGGTCGCGTGTTCCGGACTACCGAGACGTTGGACCGGCCGAGTTGGTCGGAGCACGCGCGGACGACACCGAGTTGTTGCCACTGACAGACGTGTGTGGGATCGTCGCAACCGGTCGTGCGGTGGCGGACGACGCGGTCGCAGAGAAGTTCTCTGCGACGCCTGCGGGAGTTCCAGTTATCGTCGTTCTCGAGGAGACGACCGCAGACGGGTTTCGGTCGGCGCTTCGGGCCGATCCGTCGGATGTTGTCACCAAAGCGGAACTCGACGTCGAACCCGAAGACGCGGGCGACGCTGACGTGCTCGCGCAACGACTCGCAGAGCAGGTATCGCCGGGTCGGCTCCGATTTGGCGCAGACGATGCGGATCGGCTCCGTGAGGTCTTGTTAGACGCCGGGTCGACGCTCATGAGTACGCGAACGGACGAGGTCGATACGAAGATAACGTGGACGATGGCGAACGTCGGCGAACACGCCGAAGCTGACCGCATCATCTGTTACCTCCGTGACGGCGACACCTTCGATCCGCGGTACGTCTGGTGTCCCGATGGGTGCGATACCGCGAGTCGCTCGCTCGACGAATTCCCGCAGGCCGAGCGGCTGTCTACCTTCGAGAACGTGGTTCACTCGTCTGCTCAGTCGGCTTCCGAGTCCCGGATAGACGACTCCGAGAGAGCGGAGAACGAGACCACGGGTGAACCGCCCGCAACCGTTCACGTTCCTCTCGTAGCGGATTGGGAGCTGATCGGCGTTCTCTCCGTGGAGACGGATGCGTGGCGCACTTGGATCGAAGAGGAGGTCGACCTGTACCGGACGTTCGCCGGCCTGATCGCACATACGATCGCGCGAAACGATCGGAGACTGGAGCTACGGCGACGGACCGAACAGCTCGAACAGTTCAGCTCCGTCGTCTCTCACGACCTTAGAAATCCCCTCAACGTGCTTTCGGGATACGTGGACATGATCGACGGCGAGATCGCTGCGTCGAAACACGCTCCGATGGACCGTGCGATCACGCGGATGGAGACGCTTCTGGACAACTTGCTCATGCTGGCGAAACGCGGTGAGACGATCGGGGAGACGGAACCGACTCCCGTTTGTCAGGTCGCTGAAGACGCGTGGACCTCGATCCGCGCACCACACGCGACGCTGACGCTCGCAGACGAAATCGGCACCGTGCAGGCCGACCCTCTTCGGCTCCGTCAGCTGTTCGAGAACGTGTTCCGCAATGCCGTTGAACACGGCGGGCCACAGGTCACGATCGAGATCGGCCCCCGAGACGACGACGGCGGTGGGATGTATATCGCCGACGATGGTCCCGGCGTGTCACCGGACGTGAGCGACTCGCTTTTTGATTCAGGGATCTCGACTGCGGACAGTTCCGGTATCGGACTCGCGATCGTCTCTCGTATTGTTGACGCCCACGGCTGGGACGTCGATGTCACCAACGACGACGGTGCGGTGTTCGATATCTCGTTCGAGACGCCGACTGCCGTCAAGCCTACCTGA
- a CDS encoding SRPBCC family protein, producing MPTYRRTTRIPASIDEVWTFHSTIDGLRRLTPDWMNLVIDGVEGPEGNADPELLVEGSRIRMSIRPFGVGPRQRWTSRIVERTPNGDEPVGKRAQFVDEMDGGPFRTWEHTHAFYADGDQTLLVDTVDYRLPLGLLGDAAGPFAKVGFEGMFRDRHRRTVDRFETTATADGGPDIR from the coding sequence ATGCCGACGTATCGCCGGACGACCCGAATCCCCGCCTCCATCGATGAGGTGTGGACGTTTCACTCGACGATCGACGGACTCCGACGGCTCACCCCCGATTGGATGAACCTCGTGATCGACGGCGTCGAAGGACCCGAGGGGAACGCCGACCCAGAACTACTCGTTGAGGGATCCCGCATACGAATGTCGATCCGTCCCTTCGGAGTCGGCCCACGCCAGCGGTGGACCTCACGGATCGTCGAACGAACGCCCAACGGGGACGAGCCAGTCGGAAAGCGCGCGCAGTTCGTCGACGAGATGGACGGAGGCCCCTTTCGGACGTGGGAGCACACGCACGCGTTCTACGCGGACGGCGACCAGACGCTGCTCGTCGACACGGTCGATTACCGACTGCCGCTCGGTCTTCTCGGAGACGCCGCCGGTCCCTTCGCGAAGGTCGGTTTCGAAGGCATGTTCCGAGACAGACACCGTCGCACCGTCGACCGGTTCGAGACGACAGCCACCGCAGACGGAGGCCCCGACATCAGGTAG
- a CDS encoding DNA-3-methyladenine glycosylase → MERGAVDIADLVGPFDLQATVESGQSYLWNRADGGTYDELHAYGGDEWYETVVDPIPDVVDERVPLRVRQVGGVHDGTLHWESSIDAVPLLYHLFRLDDDLDAIRQSTPDLSLLDRAYDAYEGMRLTRDPAFPCLVSFICSAQMRVARIHGMQRRLRTTYGDTVTLDGEEFHAFPTPEQLASRTEDELRDLSLGYRAPYVQRTAEMVASGEAHPREAADLPYEEARESLTRFVGVGDKVADCVLLFSLGFLEAVPLDTWIRTTIEEYYPDCERGSYAETSRAIRERFGGEFAGYAQTYVFYYLRAGGD, encoded by the coding sequence ATGGAACGAGGTGCGGTTGACATCGCCGATCTTGTCGGGCCGTTCGATCTGCAGGCGACGGTCGAGAGCGGTCAGAGCTATCTCTGGAACCGCGCCGACGGCGGCACGTACGACGAACTCCACGCCTACGGTGGAGACGAGTGGTACGAAACGGTCGTCGATCCGATACCCGATGTCGTCGACGAGCGGGTGCCGCTGCGAGTCAGACAGGTCGGTGGCGTTCACGACGGAACGCTTCACTGGGAGTCGTCTATCGACGCCGTTCCGCTCTTGTATCATCTGTTTCGCCTCGACGACGACCTCGACGCGATCCGCCAGTCGACGCCGGATCTTTCGCTCCTCGATCGGGCGTACGACGCCTATGAGGGAATGCGCCTCACGCGCGACCCGGCGTTCCCGTGTCTCGTCTCGTTCATTTGTTCGGCACAGATGCGAGTCGCACGCATCCACGGGATGCAGCGCCGACTCCGCACGACGTACGGCGACACCGTCACGCTCGACGGTGAGGAGTTCCACGCGTTTCCGACGCCGGAGCAGCTCGCTTCGCGGACGGAAGACGAACTCCGCGATCTCTCGCTCGGGTACCGTGCCCCCTACGTCCAGCGAACGGCGGAGATGGTCGCTTCCGGCGAGGCTCACCCGCGGGAGGCGGCGGATCTCCCGTACGAGGAGGCTCGCGAGTCGCTGACGCGGTTCGTCGGGGTCGGAGACAAAGTCGCTGACTGCGTGTTGCTGTTCTCGCTCGGATTCCTGGAGGCGGTGCCGCTCGATACGTGGATCCGGACGACTATCGAAGAGTACTATCCCGACTGTGAGCGGGGGAGCTACGCCGAGACGTCGCGTGCGATACGCGAGCGATTCGGCGGCGAATTCGCCGGCTACGCACAGACGTACGTCTTCTACTACCTCCGGGCCGGGGGCGACTAA
- a CDS encoding DUF555 domain-containing protein, with the protein MDCRVVVEAAVPVYDVETPDEAVRIAISKTGKMLNPDLNYVEIETGTRHAPSGEELPPAFVAADEALVALELRMDVFNVDRTEHASRVARKEIGQRLRNIPLAVIDVEVIDDGTDDGDSDSVDDPT; encoded by the coding sequence ATGGACTGTCGAGTCGTCGTCGAGGCCGCCGTTCCAGTGTACGATGTCGAGACGCCCGATGAAGCGGTCCGAATCGCGATATCGAAGACCGGGAAAATGCTGAATCCGGACCTCAACTACGTCGAGATCGAGACGGGAACTCGACACGCACCGAGCGGTGAGGAGCTTCCGCCGGCGTTCGTTGCGGCCGACGAGGCGCTCGTCGCACTCGAACTTCGAATGGACGTGTTCAACGTCGACCGTACGGAACACGCGAGCCGCGTCGCCAGAAAGGAGATCGGTCAGCGTCTTCGCAACATTCCGCTGGCGGTGATCGACGTGGAAGTGATCGACGATGGCACCGACGACGGCGATTCCGACTCAGTCGACGACCCGACGTGA
- a CDS encoding UPF0058 family protein, giving the protein MKKQELIHLHGLLAEVRKQCEFWNEDIDLDAYEELGVKPTSIHKSKTDHKAAVFKLTDGITEPMDESESEPLAPTAD; this is encoded by the coding sequence ATGAAGAAGCAGGAGCTCATCCATCTTCACGGCCTCCTCGCAGAAGTACGAAAACAGTGCGAATTCTGGAACGAGGACATTGACCTCGACGCCTACGAAGAACTCGGCGTGAAGCCGACATCGATACACAAATCGAAGACTGACCACAAAGCCGCTGTTTTTAAATTGACCGACGGAATCACCGAGCCGATGGACGAATCTGAATCGGAGCCGCTGGCCCCGACCGCAGACTAA
- a CDS encoding transcription initiation factor IIB family protein has product MTETRTRSYSGNTERERTADDRTADQETSDSETTRAGERTTTCPECGGSLITDTEHGETVCDDCGLVVEQDGIDRGPEWRAFDASERDSKSRVGAPTTNMMHDKGLSTNIGWQDKDAYGRSLSSSQREKMQRLRTWNERFRTRDSKERNLKQALGEIDRMASALGLPDNVRETASVIYRRALSENLLPGRSIEGVATAALYAAARQVGNPRSLDEFTAVSRVDKMELTRTYRYVIRELGLRVQPADPGSYVPRFVSKLGLTEETQRLARDLLDGAKDAGITSGKSPVGLAASAVYAAALLSNEKVTQSQVSAVADISEVTIRNRYKELLETSEGVAA; this is encoded by the coding sequence ATGACAGAAACACGCACACGCAGCTACAGCGGAAACACGGAACGGGAGCGCACAGCCGACGACCGAACGGCCGACCAGGAGACGTCGGACAGCGAGACGACGCGAGCCGGCGAGCGAACGACCACCTGTCCCGAGTGCGGCGGGTCGCTCATCACCGACACGGAGCACGGAGAGACGGTCTGTGACGACTGCGGGCTCGTCGTCGAGCAGGACGGGATCGACCGAGGGCCGGAGTGGCGCGCGTTCGACGCCAGCGAGCGGGACAGCAAGTCGCGAGTCGGGGCTCCGACGACGAACATGATGCACGACAAGGGGCTCTCGACGAACATCGGCTGGCAGGACAAAGACGCCTACGGCCGGTCGCTGTCGAGTAGCCAGCGCGAGAAGATGCAGCGGCTCCGCACGTGGAACGAACGGTTCCGCACCCGCGACTCGAAAGAGCGCAATCTCAAGCAGGCGCTCGGCGAGATCGACCGCATGGCGAGCGCGCTCGGCCTCCCCGACAACGTCCGTGAAACGGCATCCGTCATCTATCGCCGCGCGCTGAGCGAGAATCTCCTTCCCGGCCGCTCCATCGAAGGAGTCGCGACCGCCGCGCTCTACGCCGCGGCTCGGCAGGTCGGGAATCCGCGGAGCCTCGACGAGTTCACCGCGGTCTCGCGGGTGGACAAGATGGAGCTCACCCGAACGTACCGATACGTGATCCGCGAACTCGGGCTGCGCGTCCAGCCCGCAGACCCGGGGAGCTACGTCCCGCGGTTCGTCTCCAAGCTCGGACTCACAGAGGAGACACAGCGTCTCGCCCGCGACCTACTCGACGGCGCGAAAGACGCGGGGATCACGAGCGGGAAGTCGCCGGTGGGCCTCGCGGCGTCTGCGGTCTACGCCGCCGCGCTGCTCTCGAACGAGAAAGTCACCCAGAGTCAGGTGTCCGCCGTCGCCGACATCTCGGAGGTTACGATTCGGAACCGGTACAAGGAGCTGCTCGAAACGAGCGAGGGAGTCGCCGCCTGA
- a CDS encoding sodium:calcium antiporter: protein MGGALAGGSALIPDSPLAHVLVVAAATAALWVGSGWLEESAEALSGYYGLPAVVQGSIVVAIGSSFPELVSVLVTAAVGVFDMGVGALVGSAIFNILVIPALSGLGTDEPLEASRAIVYKEAQFYMIAVSALVVTFALAVIYYPVSTEPIIGELTRPLAVIPLSLYGLYLFIQYQDVGDAAMDRLRSGVDVRREWAKLAAGLLVIVVTVERLVASVEALSATFGVPEFLAGITVVAAATSLPDALVSVRTARESRGATSLGNVLGSNTFDLLVAIPIGVLIVGSAEINFSTAVPMLGVLTVATVLLFALLRTDLRLTSTESYTLLVAYLLFVGWILTETVGLTDVLRGV, encoded by the coding sequence ATGGGTGGAGCGCTCGCGGGCGGCTCGGCCCTCATTCCCGACTCGCCGCTCGCTCACGTCCTCGTCGTCGCCGCGGCGACGGCCGCGCTCTGGGTCGGAAGCGGGTGGTTAGAGGAGTCCGCCGAGGCGCTCTCGGGGTACTACGGACTGCCGGCGGTCGTGCAGGGATCGATCGTCGTCGCGATCGGCTCCAGCTTCCCGGAGCTCGTGAGCGTTCTCGTCACGGCCGCGGTCGGCGTGTTCGACATGGGCGTCGGCGCGCTCGTCGGCTCCGCCATCTTCAACATCCTCGTTATTCCGGCGCTGTCGGGACTCGGCACCGACGAGCCGCTCGAAGCCAGCCGCGCCATCGTCTACAAGGAGGCGCAGTTCTACATGATCGCCGTCTCTGCGCTCGTCGTCACCTTCGCGCTCGCGGTCATCTACTATCCGGTCTCGACAGAGCCGATCATCGGCGAACTCACGCGACCGCTCGCGGTGATCCCGCTTTCATTGTACGGGCTCTACCTGTTCATCCAGTATCAAGACGTCGGCGACGCCGCGATGGATCGGCTCCGGTCCGGGGTCGACGTCCGCCGCGAGTGGGCGAAACTCGCCGCCGGACTGCTCGTCATCGTCGTCACGGTGGAGCGGCTCGTCGCGTCGGTCGAGGCGCTCTCTGCGACGTTCGGCGTCCCGGAGTTTCTCGCCGGCATCACGGTCGTGGCCGCCGCGACGAGCCTGCCCGACGCGCTGGTGAGCGTCCGGACCGCCCGCGAGAGCAGGGGCGCGACGAGCCTCGGAAACGTCCTCGGATCGAACACGTTCGACCTGCTCGTGGCGATCCCGATCGGGGTGTTGATCGTCGGCAGCGCGGAGATCAACTTCTCCACTGCGGTCCCGATGCTCGGCGTCCTCACCGTGGCGACCGTGCTCCTTTTCGCGTTGCTCCGGACCGACCTCAGACTCACCAGCACCGAGTCGTACACGCTCTTGGTCGCGTACCTGCTGTTCGTGGGGTGGATACTCACGGAGACGGTCGGCCTGACCGACGTTCTCAGGGGGGTCTGA
- the malQ gene encoding 4-alpha-glucanotransferase, whose translation MRFDRSGGVFCHLTSLPGDHGIGDLGDGASAFLSFLGDADVRHWQICPIGPTLSGAGESPYQSPSAFAGNPLLIDLSGLVDDGWLDAADLEPVPSFPDDRVAYDAVREYKLPLLRRAFERFDEGAGESDRAELAAFCDREPWLDDYALFRAISSSRPEDTWTEWPEGLRTRDPDALAEARERHAEEVRYREFVQWTFDRQWRELREVAAAEGVSIVGDVPIYVALDSADVWANPEAFRLDESGRPTVVAGVPPNPGDDGQRWGNPVYDWDRLAERDYDWWIARFRRLFDLADVARLDHFLGFVSYWAIPADSDDPADGEWRDGPGRDLFETVERELGEAPFIAEDLGFEEPAMDDLMAEFGFPGMRVPQYADWCTEGNQYQPMHYPEGVVGYTSTHDTDTWVGYYDDLPEQQRNCFRYNVGADGDRAVEWEIIEEVWRSEAVLAMTTVQDLLGLGSDARFNEPGTLDGNWEWRVSPGALDDEIADRLWELAGKHVR comes from the coding sequence ATGCGATTCGACCGCTCCGGCGGCGTGTTCTGTCACCTCACCTCGCTCCCGGGCGACCACGGGATCGGCGACCTCGGCGACGGCGCGAGCGCGTTCCTCTCGTTCCTCGGCGACGCCGACGTTCGCCACTGGCAGATCTGTCCGATCGGACCGACGCTCTCCGGGGCCGGAGAGTCGCCGTACCAGTCGCCGTCGGCGTTCGCCGGCAACCCGCTTTTGATCGATCTATCCGGGCTCGTCGACGACGGGTGGCTCGACGCGGCCGACCTCGAACCGGTTCCGTCGTTCCCCGACGACCGGGTCGCGTACGACGCGGTCCGTGAGTACAAGCTGCCGCTGTTACGGAGAGCGTTCGAACGGTTCGACGAGGGGGCCGGGGAGTCGGACCGCGCGGAGCTTGCGGCGTTTTGCGACCGGGAGCCGTGGCTCGACGACTACGCGCTGTTCCGCGCGATATCGTCGTCGCGCCCGGAGGATACATGGACCGAGTGGCCCGAGGGCCTTCGGACCCGCGACCCGGACGCGCTGGCCGAGGCCCGCGAGCGCCACGCCGAGGAGGTCCGGTACCGCGAGTTCGTCCAGTGGACCTTCGACCGGCAGTGGCGCGAGCTTCGCGAGGTCGCGGCGGCGGAGGGCGTCTCGATCGTCGGCGACGTGCCGATCTACGTCGCACTCGACTCCGCGGACGTGTGGGCGAACCCGGAGGCGTTCCGGCTCGACGAGAGCGGTCGGCCGACAGTGGTCGCCGGCGTCCCGCCGAACCCGGGCGACGACGGACAGCGCTGGGGGAACCCGGTGTACGACTGGGACCGGTTGGCCGAACGCGACTACGACTGGTGGATCGCGCGGTTCCGCCGGCTGTTCGACCTCGCCGACGTGGCGCGGCTCGACCACTTCCTCGGATTCGTCTCCTACTGGGCGATCCCCGCCGACAGCGACGATCCGGCCGACGGCGAGTGGCGCGACGGCCCCGGCCGCGACCTGTTCGAGACGGTCGAACGCGAACTCGGCGAGGCCCCCTTCATCGCCGAGGATCTCGGCTTCGAGGAACCGGCGATGGACGACCTGATGGCCGAGTTCGGCTTCCCCGGCATGCGCGTGCCGCAGTACGCGGACTGGTGCACCGAGGGGAACCAGTACCAGCCGATGCACTACCCCGAGGGAGTGGTCGGCTACACCTCGACACACGACACCGACACCTGGGTCGGTTACTACGACGATCTCCCCGAACAACAGCGCAACTGCTTCCGGTACAACGTCGGCGCGGACGGCGACCGGGCGGTCGAGTGGGAGATAATCGAGGAGGTGTGGCGTTCGGAAGCCGTACTCGCGATGACGACGGTCCAGGACCTGCTCGGACTCGGGAGCGACGCCCGGTTCAACGAACCCGGTACCCTCGACGGGAACTGGGAGTGGCGCGTGTCACCCGGAGCGCTCGACGACGAGATCGCAGACCGGCTGTGGGAGCTAGCCGGTAAACACGTCCGGTGA
- the malA gene encoding alpha-amylase MalA produces the protein MTRQGDPHTDAPRVGQHHPGPPRFLSTGETTELAPRDPDPDASYAWRIVDAPPDSDATVGTEPVTQFTPDVPGRYLLGLDAPDGDHRLTVHAFAADYADVDVAGGSGTALRDRDADDTADRGYAAHRDREGAGRPRVRLDATVEGKDESGTRGGETDSTEVVVRATPTPNPESALDAEELAVTFVVDDRDVETAVATGRTNPRDAMRLTDDGRALRVDAEAVPDRLRVHAVAVARAPGADPRVSVADAVAVERTTAGAFDGDAFDEGAFGAGETRFETVRLNDPPSWASDATVYEVYVRTFSDAEGGEAFDALADRIPEIADLGVDTLWLTPVLEHDGKPHGYNITDFFDTAADLGDRDDYEALVETAHDHGMRVLFDFVANHTARDHEWFEDAYQNPASPYRDRYEWQDSGEPGTYFDWELIANLNHANLHVRRFLLDVIDEWAPLVDGFRCDMAWAVPDAFWRELRDRVKDIDREFLLMDETIPYIPDFHEGMFDVHFDATLYFQLRQIGRGAEPAKSVLDAIDQRAEIGFPDHAGFLQYIENHDETRYRVECGDAAAAAAGAATFVLPGVPMIYAGQEIGQRGRRDAIAWDHAREPVRERYRRLLDVRGAHPALGPDGDLERLDYHVASGDLGERPIAASGDVHPEDVVAFRRSDGNESLVVVLNFAPEPASVAVETTHADRDLVTGDSCVVVDGEGRERIRVDAVAVVREAV, from the coding sequence ATGACACGGCAGGGAGACCCCCACACGGACGCGCCACGGGTCGGCCAGCACCACCCCGGTCCCCCGCGGTTCCTCTCGACCGGCGAGACGACCGAGTTGGCTCCGCGCGATCCGGACCCGGACGCGAGCTACGCGTGGCGCATCGTCGACGCACCGCCAGACAGCGACGCGACCGTCGGCACGGAGCCGGTGACGCAGTTCACGCCGGACGTGCCCGGCCGGTACCTGCTCGGACTCGACGCGCCCGACGGCGACCACCGCCTGACCGTCCACGCGTTCGCCGCCGACTACGCGGACGTCGACGTCGCGGGCGGAAGCGGCACCGCGCTGCGCGACCGCGACGCCGACGACACCGCGGACCGCGGCTACGCCGCCCACCGGGACCGAGAGGGGGCGGGCCGCCCGCGCGTCCGGCTCGACGCGACCGTGGAAGGGAAGGACGAATCCGGAACGCGGGGCGGCGAGACCGACAGCACCGAGGTTGTCGTCCGCGCCACGCCGACGCCGAATCCGGAGTCGGCGCTCGACGCCGAGGAGCTGGCCGTGACGTTCGTCGTCGACGACCGCGACGTGGAAACCGCGGTGGCGACCGGTCGAACGAACCCGCGAGATGCGATGCGACTGACCGACGATGGGCGCGCGCTCCGCGTCGACGCCGAGGCGGTTCCGGACCGGCTTCGCGTCCACGCCGTCGCCGTCGCCCGCGCGCCGGGAGCGGACCCGCGCGTCAGCGTCGCCGACGCGGTCGCGGTCGAGCGGACGACCGCCGGGGCGTTCGACGGGGACGCGTTCGACGAGGGGGCGTTCGGGGCCGGCGAAACGCGGTTCGAGACGGTCCGGCTCAACGACCCGCCGTCGTGGGCGTCGGACGCCACCGTCTACGAAGTGTACGTCCGGACGTTCTCGGACGCGGAGGGTGGCGAGGCGTTCGACGCGCTCGCTGACCGCATCCCCGAGATCGCCGATCTCGGCGTCGACACGCTGTGGCTCACACCGGTGCTCGAACACGACGGGAAGCCGCACGGGTACAACATCACCGACTTCTTCGACACCGCCGCCGATCTGGGCGACCGCGACGACTACGAGGCGCTCGTCGAGACGGCCCACGACCACGGGATGCGCGTGCTGTTCGACTTCGTCGCCAACCATACCGCCCGCGACCACGAGTGGTTCGAGGACGCCTACCAGAACCCGGCCTCGCCGTACCGCGACCGCTACGAGTGGCAAGATTCCGGCGAGCCGGGCACCTACTTCGACTGGGAACTCATCGCGAACCTGAACCACGCGAACCTCCACGTCCGGCGGTTCCTCCTCGACGTGATAGACGAGTGGGCTCCGCTCGTCGACGGGTTCCGCTGTGACATGGCGTGGGCCGTGCCGGACGCCTTCTGGCGCGAACTCCGCGACCGCGTGAAAGACATCGACCGGGAGTTCCTGCTGATGGACGAGACGATCCCGTACATCCCCGACTTCCACGAGGGGATGTTCGACGTCCACTTCGACGCGACGCTGTACTTCCAGCTCAGACAGATCGGTCGGGGGGCGGAGCCGGCGAAAAGCGTCCTCGACGCGATCGACCAGCGCGCCGAAATCGGGTTCCCCGACCACGCCGGCTTCCTGCAGTACATCGAGAACCACGACGAGACGCGCTACCGGGTCGAGTGCGGCGACGCGGCCGCGGCCGCGGCGGGCGCGGCGACGTTCGTCCTCCCCGGCGTGCCGATGATCTACGCCGGACAGGAGATCGGACAGCGCGGGCGCAGAGACGCGATCGCGTGGGATCACGCCCGCGAGCCGGTCCGCGAGCGTTACAGACGGCTGCTCGACGTCCGCGGAGCGCACCCGGCGCTCGGACCCGACGGCGACCTCGAACGGCTGGACTACCACGTCGCGAGCGGTGACCTCGGCGAGCGGCCGATCGCCGCCAGCGGCGACGTCCATCCCGAGGACGTGGTCGCGTTCCGCCGCAGCGACGGGAACGAGTCGCTCGTCGTCGTGCTCAATTTCGCCCCAGAGCCGGCGAGCGTCGCGGTCGAGACGACCCACGCCGACCGCGACCTCGTCACGGGCGACTCGTGCGTCGTCGTCGACGGCGAGGGACGAGAGCGAATCCGCGTCGACGCGGTCGCGGTCGTTCGCGAAGCGGTGTGA